One Methanohalophilus mahii DSM 5219 genomic window carries:
- a CDS encoding DUF2209 domain-containing protein: MERIIAVDISGRHRHNSRYLMVCAAVSLSVSGGHVKQIHGVNIKPFVSDNPPEVVDVVQMIERTVEGMEGVTIVAEEGDFFNQPEWLSNSMFTASFKYPESLSERMGIEIAHHISLSSRNLLLDPQSWELIKDNL, from the coding sequence ATGGAAAGGATAATTGCTGTAGATATATCAGGTCGCCATCGGCATAATTCCAGATACCTGATGGTATGTGCCGCTGTATCCCTTTCGGTGTCAGGCGGGCATGTGAAACAGATACATGGTGTAAATATCAAACCGTTTGTGAGTGACAACCCTCCTGAGGTTGTGGATGTTGTGCAGATGATTGAAAGAACAGTTGAAGGAATGGAGGGGGTTACCATAGTGGCAGAGGAAGGGGATTTTTTCAACCAGCCTGAGTGGCTTTCAAACAGTATGTTTACCGCATCTTTCAAATATCCCGAATCCCTGAGTGAAAGGATGGGTATCGAAATCGCTCACCATATATCCCTCAGCAGTCGCAATTTACTTCTTGATCCCCAGTCATGGGAACTAATCAAGGATAATCTATAA
- a CDS encoding winged helix-turn-helix transcriptional regulator: MKDCTLYKMMDIIGKRWTLCILLELHKGDKYQKQFNELKSMLGDITPKMLSTRLKELEAHGLVEKELDSSAIPVKSFYSLSESGQEFIEIIKEIKGWGLKWKFDNPLCSVSDCKYCGVAKAIDN; encoded by the coding sequence ATGAAAGATTGCACCCTCTACAAGATGATGGATATAATTGGCAAGCGCTGGACCCTGTGTATCCTACTGGAATTGCATAAAGGAGATAAATACCAGAAACAGTTCAATGAACTCAAATCAATGTTGGGGGATATCACACCAAAAATGCTGTCTACACGTTTGAAGGAACTTGAGGCACATGGGCTTGTTGAAAAGGAACTTGATTCCTCGGCTATTCCTGTAAAATCTTTTTATTCCTTAAGTGAAAGCGGTCAGGAATTTATCGAAATAATCAAGGAAATCAAGGGGTGGGGACTCAAATGGAAATTTGACAATCCTCTTTGTAGTGTTTCCGATTGTAAGTATTGCGGTGTTGCAAAAGCAATCGATAACTGA
- a CDS encoding PHP domain-containing protein, with protein sequence MLIDLHVHSCFSDDSNSQFDSILEWAKKNGIDGVAICDHDSVEGGFACARRASEIASDILVIPGQEVSSAEGHVLVLGASESVPAAMSVLSTIKYAHDLGGLVIIPHPYKKTSHGIGYLEGLDVDAVEVFNSRCLTPYANTRAKIVADKLGLPQVGGSDAHEPRMVGRSYTDIDVTDGSVDSVLSAIKTGRVKPGGKLTPPKYVVGQMLRGIRKKKYGFIL encoded by the coding sequence ATGTTGATCGATCTACATGTGCACTCCTGTTTTTCAGATGATAGTAATTCTCAATTTGATTCCATCCTGGAATGGGCTAAAAAAAACGGTATTGATGGGGTTGCTATATGTGATCATGACAGTGTTGAAGGTGGTTTTGCCTGTGCCAGGCGGGCATCAGAAATTGCTTCGGACATTCTGGTAATCCCTGGCCAGGAAGTAAGTTCTGCTGAAGGCCATGTGCTTGTGCTGGGTGCATCGGAAAGTGTGCCTGCGGCAATGAGTGTCCTTTCCACCATCAAATATGCGCATGACCTGGGCGGTCTTGTAATTATTCCTCATCCTTACAAAAAAACCTCTCATGGGATCGGGTATCTGGAAGGTCTGGATGTGGATGCGGTTGAAGTTTTCAATTCCCGTTGCTTGACTCCTTATGCCAATACGAGGGCAAAGATAGTTGCCGATAAACTAGGATTGCCGCAAGTAGGAGGCAGTGATGCCCATGAACCTCGTATGGTTGGCAGGTCCTATACTGACATCGATGTTACGGATGGATCTGTGGATTCAGTCCTCTCTGCGATAAAAACAGGTCGTGTAAAGCCCGGCGGTAAACTGACGCCTCCAAAATATGTTGTAGGACAGATGCTCAGGGGTATCAGGAAAAAAAAATATGGTTTTATTCTTTGA
- the hcp gene encoding hydroxylamine reductase, protein MFCYQCEETMNGEGCTKNGMCGKKGEVADLQDDLIYVLKSISYYNQKARKAGISEASTDDFMFDALFSTITNTDFRATGIQERIDRGFELQNEIKQKLLDNNALDENDLPDIATVNPQNLRDRNTGILATEDEDIRSLRELLIFGIKGIAAYAHHAMMLGNTNKKVNSFIEEGLVATTDDSLTEKELIALVLRCGEKGFDVMAALDMANTTTFGHPESTQVNIGTRSNPAILISGHDLNDLKQLLDQTEGTGVDIYTHGEMLPANSYPEFKKYEHLVGNYGGSWWQQKKEFESFNGPILLTSNCIVPPKKTYIDRLYTTGSVGYDGATHIVAKDGKKDFSAIVEQAKTCEPPVQLEKGTISGGFAYNSVLSNADKIVDAVKAGKIKKFIVMAGCDGRHKDRQYYTDFAEALPEDTVILTAGCAKYRYNKLNLGDIDGIPRVLDAGQCNDSFSLVIIAQGLMARLGFEDVNDAPISYNIAWYEQKAVLVLLALLRLGIKDITLGPRLPAFVSPNVLNVLVEKFNITQNTTVEEDMGRLLK, encoded by the coding sequence ATGTTCTGCTATCAATGTGAAGAAACAATGAACGGGGAAGGTTGCACTAAGAATGGTATGTGCGGGAAGAAGGGGGAAGTTGCAGATCTTCAGGACGATCTCATCTATGTGCTTAAAAGCATTTCATACTACAACCAGAAAGCAAGAAAGGCAGGCATTTCTGAGGCGAGCACTGATGATTTTATGTTCGATGCATTGTTCTCAACCATAACGAATACCGATTTCAGAGCAACCGGTATTCAGGAACGTATTGATAGGGGATTTGAACTTCAGAATGAGATCAAGCAGAAACTTCTGGATAACAATGCACTTGACGAGAATGATCTGCCCGATATAGCAACTGTGAACCCGCAAAATCTCAGGGACAGGAATACCGGCATACTTGCGACAGAGGACGAAGATATCCGGTCATTAAGAGAACTGTTAATCTTTGGTATCAAAGGAATTGCAGCATATGCACATCATGCTATGATGCTTGGAAATACCAATAAAAAAGTTAATTCATTTATAGAAGAAGGCCTTGTGGCGACCACGGATGACAGCCTAACTGAAAAGGAACTCATCGCCCTGGTCCTGAGGTGTGGGGAAAAAGGTTTTGATGTGATGGCAGCACTTGATATGGCAAATACCACTACATTCGGGCATCCGGAATCAACCCAGGTCAATATTGGAACCAGAAGCAATCCTGCAATTCTCATCAGTGGACATGATCTGAATGACCTGAAACAATTATTGGATCAGACTGAAGGCACTGGTGTTGACATATATACCCACGGAGAAATGCTGCCTGCCAATTCTTATCCCGAATTCAAGAAGTACGAACATCTGGTGGGCAACTATGGTGGATCATGGTGGCAACAGAAGAAAGAATTCGAGAGTTTCAACGGACCAATATTACTGACAAGCAACTGTATAGTTCCTCCAAAGAAGACCTATATTGACAGATTATACACTACAGGCTCTGTAGGTTATGACGGTGCCACACACATCGTGGCTAAAGATGGTAAGAAAGACTTCTCGGCCATAGTCGAGCAGGCAAAGACATGTGAACCTCCGGTACAACTGGAAAAAGGTACCATATCAGGCGGTTTTGCCTATAATTCCGTATTGTCCAATGCAGACAAGATTGTTGATGCTGTCAAGGCAGGCAAAATAAAGAAGTTCATTGTCATGGCAGGGTGTGACGGACGTCACAAGGACAGGCAGTACTACACAGATTTTGCAGAGGCACTGCCCGAAGACACTGTTATACTTACCGCCGGATGTGCAAAATATCGCTATAATAAACTTAACCTGGGCGACATTGACGGAATTCCCAGAGTACTGGATGCGGGCCAATGCAACGATTCATTTTCACTGGTAATCATTGCACAGGGACTCATGGCCAGGCTTGGATTTGAAGATGTCAACGACGCACCGATCTCGTATAATATCGCATGGTATGAACAGAAGGCAGTCCTTGTATTGCTTGCCCTCCTGAGACTTGGGATAAAGGATATCACCCTTGGACCGAGACTACCGGCATTTGTTTCCCCGAATGTGTTGAATGTGCTGGTGGAGAAGTTCAACATAACACAAAATACCACTGTAGAAGAGGACATGGGGAGACTCTTAAAGTAA
- a CDS encoding NAD(P)/FAD-dependent oxidoreductase, which produces MVINTRYDVIIIGAGPAGMFAANELSGHGLKILVIDKGRDVEKRHCPMESVQHCMHCAPCNIMCGVGGAGTFSDGTLNLRPDIGGDLLEFTHDQEKAWELVDYVDNIFLQHGATEKVISPKGEDVEQLQRRAASVGAKFINIKQRHIGSDNAPAVIGKFKKKLDENGVDFLLNTDVKDLWIENNVCRGVFLNNGRTIEGSYTLLAPGRIGGKWVNEIVDKHSIDARYAGVDIGVRVEVPGIIMDPVTRINRDPKFHIQTRKYDDFVRTFCTNEHGFVVREEYEGFIATNGHSMHDTVSENTNFAFLVHIELTEPIENTIKYARSVAKLATTIGGGKPVLQRMGDLRRGRRSTEARLVRNPVVNTLKDVTPGDISMAMPHRIVMDIIEGLETLDRIIPGVACDSTLLYAPEVKFYSMKIQVDGNMQSNIRNLFAAGDGAGLSRDIVNASATGILAARGILEISAR; this is translated from the coding sequence ATGGTAATAAATACTCGATACGATGTAATCATTATCGGAGCCGGGCCTGCCGGGATGTTTGCGGCCAATGAACTTTCCGGGCATGGTTTGAAAATCCTGGTAATCGACAAGGGTAGAGATGTCGAAAAAAGACATTGTCCAATGGAATCCGTTCAGCACTGTATGCACTGTGCTCCCTGCAATATTATGTGTGGAGTTGGCGGAGCGGGGACATTTTCTGACGGGACCCTGAATTTAAGACCGGATATCGGAGGGGACCTTTTAGAATTCACTCATGATCAGGAAAAGGCATGGGAACTTGTGGATTATGTGGATAATATATTCCTGCAGCATGGAGCCACAGAAAAAGTGATTTCACCGAAGGGAGAAGATGTAGAGCAACTTCAACGCCGGGCTGCGTCTGTAGGAGCAAAATTCATCAATATCAAACAACGGCATATAGGAAGCGACAATGCACCTGCTGTTATTGGTAAATTTAAAAAGAAACTGGATGAAAATGGAGTGGATTTTCTTCTAAACACTGATGTAAAAGACCTCTGGATTGAGAACAATGTATGCAGAGGTGTTTTCCTGAATAACGGCAGGACAATAGAAGGTAGTTATACACTTCTGGCACCAGGCCGGATAGGGGGAAAATGGGTCAATGAAATTGTTGATAAACATTCAATTGATGCCCGTTATGCAGGAGTGGACATCGGGGTTCGTGTTGAAGTTCCCGGAATTATAATGGACCCTGTGACCAGAATAAACCGTGATCCGAAATTCCATATCCAGACCCGTAAATATGACGATTTTGTACGCACTTTCTGTACCAATGAACACGGTTTTGTAGTCAGGGAAGAGTATGAAGGATTCATTGCCACCAACGGACATTCAATGCATGACACGGTTTCTGAGAATACCAATTTCGCATTTCTGGTACACATCGAACTGACAGAACCCATTGAGAATACAATCAAGTATGCAAGGTCGGTGGCAAAACTGGCAACTACCATAGGGGGTGGCAAACCTGTCCTCCAGCGAATGGGAGACCTGAGAAGAGGACGGCGTTCCACCGAAGCGCGTCTTGTAAGGAATCCAGTGGTGAATACTCTAAAAGATGTAACTCCCGGGGATATTTCGATGGCCATGCCGCACAGGATAGTTATGGATATCATCGAGGGACTGGAAACCCTTGACAGGATCATTCCCGGCGTGGCTTGCGACTCCACCCTTCTCTATGCCCCGGAGGTCAAGTTCTATTCCATGAAAATACAGGTTGACGGGAATATGCAATCAAATATCAGGAACCTGTTTGCAGCCGGGGATGGAGCAGGATTGTCCAGGGACATTGTTAATGCTTCTGCAACCGGTATCCTGGCAGCAAGGGGAATATTGGAAATTTCTGCCCGATAA
- the hcp gene encoding hydroxylamine reductase, protein MFCYQCEETAKGEACTKGGVCGKSNEVADLQDQLIYILKGLAAVNQKARDTVPENPGLKTRLINALKRNQQAKEGEPEDYIDSGFMEEALFSTVTNVNFSATDFKNWIQDAYDKREQLKSELQAHGVGLNDLPQAASVKPAELGDIDSVSILATENEDIRSLRELLVYGLKGMAAYAYHARVLGHKDKDIAAFVDRALVATLDDSLSVDDLTGLVLECGSFGVKTMAMLDEANTATYGHPEPTEINIGTGNNPGILISGHDLKDMDQLLKQTEGTGVDVYTHGEMLPANAYPEFKKYEHLVGNYGGSWWQQKTEFEKFNGPVLMTTNCLVPPGDSYSNRVFTTAMVGFKGLKHIEEKEDGTKDFSEIIEMAKQSRPPEQLENGAIPAGFAHNAALSVADKIVDAVKAGQISRFIVMAGCDGRQHDREYYTEFAKQLPQDAVILTAGCAKYRYNKLDLGDIGGIPRILDAGQCNDSYSLVVIAQKLAEAFELDDINDLPVSYNIAWYEQKAVLVLLALLSLGVKNIVLGPRLPAFVSPNVLNVLVENFNISKNTTVENDLERLL, encoded by the coding sequence ATGTTCTGTTACCAATGTGAAGAAACAGCAAAAGGAGAAGCCTGTACAAAGGGTGGAGTATGCGGGAAATCAAATGAAGTTGCAGATCTGCAGGACCAGCTTATTTATATTCTTAAAGGTCTTGCCGCTGTCAACCAGAAAGCAAGGGACACAGTACCCGAAAATCCGGGCCTGAAAACCCGACTAATAAATGCACTGAAAAGAAACCAGCAAGCAAAGGAAGGGGAACCGGAAGATTATATTGATTCCGGTTTCATGGAAGAAGCCCTTTTCTCGACAGTAACCAATGTAAACTTCAGTGCTACTGATTTCAAGAACTGGATCCAGGATGCGTATGATAAAAGGGAACAACTCAAATCCGAACTTCAGGCACATGGAGTAGGTCTTAATGATCTTCCACAGGCTGCAAGTGTCAAGCCAGCTGAACTTGGAGACATTGATTCAGTCAGCATCCTGGCAACTGAAAATGAAGATATCAGATCCCTGAGAGAATTACTGGTATATGGCCTAAAAGGTATGGCTGCTTATGCATATCATGCCCGTGTGCTTGGGCACAAAGATAAAGATATTGCAGCTTTTGTTGACAGGGCACTGGTAGCCACTCTGGATGACTCCCTCTCCGTAGATGATCTCACCGGCCTGGTGCTGGAATGTGGAAGTTTCGGTGTTAAGACAATGGCAATGCTGGATGAAGCCAACACTGCAACCTATGGCCATCCGGAACCCACAGAGATTAATATTGGAACCGGGAACAACCCGGGTATCCTTATCAGTGGGCATGATCTGAAGGACATGGACCAGCTCCTGAAGCAGACCGAAGGCACCGGGGTTGACGTATATACCCACGGTGAGATGCTGCCTGCCAATGCCTATCCAGAATTCAAGAAGTACGAACATCTGGTGGGCAACTATGGTGGGTCATGGTGGCAACAGAAAACCGAGTTTGAAAAATTCAATGGTCCAGTGCTTATGACCACAAACTGTCTTGTACCTCCCGGGGATTCCTATTCTAACCGGGTATTCACAACAGCAATGGTCGGATTTAAAGGACTCAAACACATCGAAGAGAAAGAAGACGGTACAAAAGACTTCTCTGAAATCATTGAAATGGCAAAACAATCCAGACCACCCGAACAACTGGAAAATGGCGCAATACCTGCCGGATTTGCACACAATGCCGCCCTTTCAGTTGCCGACAAGATCGTGGATGCAGTCAAAGCCGGCCAGATATCCCGGTTTATTGTAATGGCGGGTTGTGACGGGAGACAGCATGACAGGGAATATTACACTGAATTTGCAAAACAACTGCCACAGGATGCGGTAATTCTTACAGCAGGTTGTGCCAAGTATCGATACAATAAACTGGATCTGGGAGACATCGGCGGTATCCCCAGAATACTGGATGCAGGACAATGCAATGATTCCTACTCACTGGTTGTCATTGCCCAGAAGCTGGCTGAAGCCTTTGAACTGGATGACATAAACGATCTGCCGGTTTCCTACAATATTGCCTGGTATGAGCAAAAGGCAGTCCTTGTATTGCTTGCACTGCTAAGCCTTGGTGTCAAGAACATTGTACTGGGACCGAGATTGCCGGCGTTTGTTTCCCCGAATGTGTTGAACGTGCTGGTTGAAAATTTCAACATAAGCAAGAACACAACTGTAGAAAATGACTTGGAGAGGCTGCTTTAA
- a CDS encoding DUF7288 family protein, protein MKIPIPIIYKQPQCLSGCGKLALKFIFHNNDSAQLHTLEAIMAAMVMIGVLIFAVQATTITPLTSSTANAHIESQLYTLGQDMVMTLDHSQYDQDSQLKQEIIGWSGDEYVWNATHYISMSPNSSDTISGPVKELLQQTLVAKGIAHNMEFKFRLDSGNTLTSPYIYNGDPSDNAVIVSRKVVLSNSDLENPSSFENKTSIPDMDNTTDFYNIVDVKLTMWRM, encoded by the coding sequence TTGAAAATTCCGATACCAATAATTTACAAACAGCCACAATGTCTGTCAGGGTGTGGTAAACTGGCACTGAAATTTATTTTTCATAATAATGATTCGGCACAACTTCACACCCTTGAAGCCATAATGGCAGCTATGGTAATGATCGGTGTACTCATATTTGCTGTTCAGGCAACCACAATTACTCCTTTGACATCGTCTACAGCAAATGCACATATTGAATCCCAGCTATATACCCTGGGCCAGGATATGGTAATGACACTTGATCATTCACAATATGATCAGGACTCTCAACTAAAACAAGAGATCATAGGCTGGAGTGGTGATGAATATGTCTGGAATGCTACTCATTATATCTCCATGAGTCCAAACAGCAGTGATACTATCAGTGGTCCGGTCAAGGAATTACTGCAACAAACTCTGGTAGCAAAAGGAATCGCCCACAATATGGAATTCAAATTCAGGCTGGATTCAGGGAATACTCTAACATCACCTTACATATACAACGGTGACCCCTCTGATAATGCTGTGATTGTTTCAAGGAAAGTTGTACTTTCAAATAGCGATCTTGAAAATCCCTCTTCCTTTGAGAACAAAACTTCAATTCCAGATATGGACAATACAACGGATTTCTACAATATAGTTGATGTAAAACTCACAATGTGGCGTATGTAA
- a CDS encoding DUF7287 family protein: MMTRRSRKDNTLKTGSDGQITIDYLAAITIFIFVIFFVFNYTSGLFTPFHSESDEVTLIADRVSVTITEKEMSSGDMTTTNLISSENTETFFLLLNNSYDTTLSSLGLKGEFSSYDLNVTIENSSSTMYMGGKTLPSVGNIGQTKRTVLFENSDTNNLQTATMSVRVW, translated from the coding sequence ATGATGACACGCAGGTCAAGGAAAGATAATACACTTAAAACAGGCTCGGATGGTCAGATTACAATCGATTACCTGGCCGCAATTACAATATTTATATTTGTAATTTTTTTTGTGTTCAATTATACTTCTGGGTTATTTACACCATTCCATTCTGAATCAGATGAAGTGACACTGATTGCAGATCGTGTGTCAGTAACTATCACTGAAAAAGAAATGAGTTCAGGAGATATGACCACAACCAACCTCATCAGCAGCGAAAATACAGAAACTTTTTTTTTATTGCTAAATAACAGTTATGATACGACTTTGTCCTCTCTCGGATTAAAAGGGGAATTTAGCAGTTATGATCTGAATGTAACTATCGAAAATAGTTCATCGACAATGTACATGGGTGGAAAGACCCTGCCTTCGGTTGGAAATATAGGACAAACAAAAAGAACTGTTCTTTTTGAAAATTCCGATACCAATAATTTACAAACAGCCACAATGTCTGTCAGGGTGTGGTAA
- a CDS encoding cupin domain-containing protein — MQIRYVKDAEQKKNPHGADVRKMYASDHGQAMHITLEPKQSLKKHITPVDVFFYILEGKARVEIGDETEIVEKDSIVESPAKIPHLVGNAGDGILRFLVVKMQKQEESTQLL; from the coding sequence ATGCAAATCAGATACGTAAAAGATGCCGAGCAAAAAAAGAATCCGCATGGTGCAGATGTGCGAAAGATGTATGCATCAGACCATGGTCAGGCAATGCACATAACTCTTGAACCCAAACAGTCCCTAAAAAAACATATTACTCCGGTGGATGTGTTTTTCTATATACTTGAAGGCAAGGCCAGGGTGGAGATCGGAGATGAGACCGAGATTGTGGAGAAGGATTCAATTGTTGAGAGTCCTGCAAAGATCCCCCATCTGGTAGGTAACGCAGGTGACGGGATTCTGCGTTTTTTGGTTGTGAAAATGCAAAAGCAGGAAGAATCTACCCAGCTCCTGTAA
- a CDS encoding rhodanese-like domain-containing protein: protein MKYVGYNKTVIFLVILVLLGAITAGSASVDRQTQSNVAAFDISVNGYTDVGVNQAKQMLDTEDLFLLDVRTQSEFDEGHIKYANLIGVTLLPSRLDEVPNKETVLVYCKSGTRSASASSTLIGAGYIDVYNMEGGINAWKAAGILL from the coding sequence ATAAAATATGTAGGGTATAATAAAACAGTAATTTTCCTGGTCATTTTAGTTCTACTGGGAGCAATTACAGCAGGTTCTGCTTCTGTAGATCGCCAAACACAGAGCAATGTAGCTGCATTTGATATTAGTGTAAACGGATATACGGATGTAGGTGTAAATCAGGCAAAACAGATGCTTGATACTGAAGATCTTTTTCTGCTGGATGTAAGGACACAAAGTGAATTTGATGAAGGCCATATCAAGTATGCAAATCTGATAGGTGTCACCCTGCTGCCTTCCCGACTTGATGAAGTGCCGAATAAAGAAACAGTACTGGTATACTGTAAAAGTGGAACGCGCAGCGCCAGTGCAAGCAGCACGTTGATAGGTGCTGGTTACATCGATGTGTACAACATGGAAGGAGGTATCAATGCCTGGAAGGCTGCAGGTATCCTGTTGTGA
- a CDS encoding DUF7289 family protein — MHIVPKKLFRSENAVSEVVDTILILGIMLIAISIIGVAGYPALQNIQEHAHTENIKQSHIVLCENINKVVFDIAPSQSVELKMYGGSVLTSGTSTINVTMQTWNSSSDPAGLENQTFKRQMREIKHFYEETAVAYENTGVWARYGNGGTIIVKKPSFVLSDNNMIIPVAAVMGSNGISGEGLIRVIADGGDSSVFSYENVSSVDITVKSDYYAGWENYLNETMGMQVINKDETNTTVHLRKDDFSENIDVYITHSPMKVRVE, encoded by the coding sequence ATGCATATTGTTCCAAAAAAACTCTTCAGATCGGAAAATGCAGTATCGGAAGTAGTCGATACAATATTGATACTTGGAATAATGCTAATAGCCATATCTATTATAGGAGTTGCAGGTTATCCTGCTCTTCAAAATATTCAGGAGCATGCCCATACCGAAAATATAAAGCAAAGTCATATTGTACTGTGTGAAAATATCAATAAAGTAGTTTTCGATATAGCTCCTTCACAATCAGTTGAACTAAAAATGTATGGAGGGAGTGTCCTGACTAGCGGCACCAGTACCATCAATGTAACAATGCAAACCTGGAATTCTTCATCAGATCCTGCAGGTTTGGAGAATCAAACATTTAAGAGGCAAATGCGAGAAATCAAGCATTTTTATGAGGAAACTGCAGTAGCTTATGAAAATACAGGTGTCTGGGCAAGATATGGAAATGGAGGCACAATTATAGTCAAAAAACCCAGTTTTGTCCTTTCTGACAACAATATGATAATACCTGTTGCTGCAGTAATGGGTTCAAATGGAATTTCGGGAGAGGGATTGATCAGGGTTATTGCAGATGGAGGGGATTCATCAGTATTTTCTTATGAAAATGTTTCATCTGTAGACATTACTGTGAAAAGTGATTATTATGCTGGCTGGGAAAATTACCTGAATGAAACAATGGGTATGCAGGTAATAAACAAAGACGAAACAAATACAACTGTACATTTAAGGAAAGATGATTTTTCCGAAAATATAGATGTATATATAACTCATTCACCTATGAAGGTGAGAGTGGAATAA
- a CDS encoding DUF5683 domain-containing protein, producing MEQNQQKSPLIAIILSFIFPGLGQIYIGQQQKGVLFIVIGICLVLMMYILIGIVLYPLFWLYSMYDAYTSATKLNANNL from the coding sequence ATGGAGCAGAATCAACAGAAAAGCCCGCTTATTGCTATTATTTTATCATTCATATTCCCTGGACTGGGGCAAATCTATATTGGCCAGCAACAAAAAGGTGTTTTATTCATAGTTATCGGAATATGCCTGGTCCTGATGATGTACATACTTATTGGAATTGTCCTTTATCCTCTGTTCTGGTTATATTCAATGTATGACGCCTACACATCGGCCACAAAACTCAATGCAAATAACCTGTAA
- the hflX gene encoding GTPase HflX, with protein MKDVIIVQRRIPRCSESENQRKLAELRELAWAGNYNVVQEVIQTRYPDRQYQIGKGKAEELAELALSQKPAKIICYNPLSVTQVYNLSEMCKCEVIDKFQLILEIFATRATTRRSRMQVELARLEYELPRARKIVSLLKMEERPGFMGLGGYEDSYEQDIKKRISRIKKELSTVQRDSENLRGYRHGEGFSLLCLAGYTNAGKSTLFRALVDENVEVENMLFTTLSPTTRYLGINGRWTLLTDTVGFIEDLPHFLVDAFRSTLEDVFRADIILLVVDISEPVDVIRKKLAVSHEIFWEQLEKATIITAINKADRLSPEELSSRLKSIAYLAPNPVVVSAKTVEGLDELKDVIYSHLPEWKRFTLELPMSGESMSAVSWLFEEGIVHSVNYGNNIVMDVEARNEVYRKARSLEKRLSSGNTAESTSKDL; from the coding sequence ATGAAAGATGTAATTATTGTACAGAGGAGAATCCCCCGTTGCAGTGAGTCGGAAAACCAACGCAAACTCGCTGAATTAAGGGAACTTGCCTGGGCTGGAAATTATAATGTAGTTCAGGAAGTGATCCAGACCCGTTATCCTGACAGGCAATACCAGATAGGTAAAGGTAAGGCAGAAGAGCTTGCAGAGCTGGCCCTGTCACAAAAACCTGCAAAAATAATATGCTACAATCCACTTTCGGTAACCCAGGTATATAATCTGTCCGAGATGTGTAAATGCGAGGTAATAGATAAGTTTCAATTGATCCTGGAAATTTTTGCAACCCGGGCCACCACCAGGCGTTCCCGTATGCAGGTTGAACTTGCCCGGCTGGAATATGAGCTTCCCAGAGCCAGGAAAATCGTATCCCTGCTAAAAATGGAAGAGCGGCCCGGTTTCATGGGGTTGGGTGGCTATGAGGACTCCTATGAGCAGGATATCAAGAAACGTATAAGCCGTATTAAAAAAGAACTCAGCACAGTTCAAAGGGATAGTGAAAACCTGCGTGGTTACCGGCATGGTGAAGGTTTTTCCCTGTTGTGCCTTGCGGGTTATACGAATGCGGGAAAAAGCACATTATTCCGCGCCCTGGTTGACGAGAATGTGGAGGTGGAAAATATGCTTTTTACCACCCTATCTCCTACAACAAGATATCTGGGCATTAACGGTCGTTGGACCCTGCTCACAGACACTGTGGGATTTATAGAAGATCTCCCTCACTTTCTGGTGGATGCATTCCGCTCAACCCTGGAAGATGTATTCAGGGCGGATATTATACTGCTTGTAGTGGATATTAGTGAGCCGGTAGATGTCATTAGGAAAAAACTCGCCGTATCCCATGAAATATTCTGGGAACAGCTCGAAAAAGCCACAATAATCACCGCTATCAACAAGGCCGACAGGCTTTCCCCCGAAGAACTCAGCTCCCGGCTCAAATCGATTGCCTACCTGGCTCCCAATCCGGTGGTGGTCTCTGCAAAGACCGTTGAAGGGCTGGATGAACTCAAGGATGTTATTTATTCCCATCTGCCTGAATGGAAACGGTTTACCCTGGAGTTACCTATGTCAGGTGAGAGCATGTCTGCTGTATCCTGGCTTTTTGAAGAGGGAATCGTGCACAGTGTTAATTATGGTAATAATATTGTTATGGATGTGGAGGCCAGGAATGAGGTCTATCGCAAAGCTAGATCCCTCGAAAAAAGATTGAGTTCAGGTAATACAGCTGAATCCACCTCCAAAGATTTATAA